CTAGTGCTGCTACTCCTCTTACCCCTATCgaggaaaaagtcaaagacatgatattgttgtctgtCGAAGGAATTGAAAGTCAATTTGACTCCGATCGCATTGGTAAGATATACAatcaaattactttattttctctcacaaatgaaacaatattacatacatgttatgatataattttagaaaGAGAATCTATCCATTCAGTTGAGGCAGACGTTTGTACACAGAAGGAAGATTCTAATTGAGTTGTTGGTAAGTTAGTCGGACTTTACCTTTTATGTTTCACTTCAGGTGAATGTGGTAGTGCTACCCCAAAAAAATTGGCAATTGAAAAGTGGACCAACTGGAAGCCAAATTCTCTACGTTCCAAAAAACATCCCGCTTTATGtaagttatttgtattaaagtagatttatttcattattaggTTTTGCCTATAGTCACCACGCTATATCTAAAACTCGCGGATAAGCCCTAAGTCGCTTTCATCGACACCCACAAGCAAATATTGGGTGGTACTACTCGTCTTTGCTGCCACCACACGGCTAACCAATCAATCTATTTTCAGCTACTCCGAAGATGAAAAGGCCATTCGAAAAAGTTGCTGATTCAAAATTAGAGATTGCGGATCTGCAAAAGAAGATTCTGGAGGTAGAGCttctaaataagagaaagcaatgggcatttgaagaggaagaaagagagcagaaaagataattatgggccatagaaaaaaatatgttgttaaataaattagaaaaataatcgattttgtgcctggagcgaggatgtattgtaataaaaatttgtatttttattttaataaaagcattgaatgtttatttaatttatctcaaaaattttgtaatttataaaatattatagtaataaagcaaaataatcactaataagattacttcgcacacttgcatttcccacgttgtcaattgcgctttgatcaatatcatcagcaggttcatctacttgttgcagtagttcaaaatgttcatctcgcatatcaatagcaatattgtgcaacacCGCACATGCCACTATCACGGCTTGTACACGAGATACATGAAGTTAAATcttttttgacaaaatggGGAACCGGTTTTTCCAAACACCATATGTCCTTTCCACCACATTTCTGCTTCGAATTTGAGATTCGTTATATAGATGTTCTGCTGGAGTCGTGGGGTTTTGGAGTGGAGTTAGAAGGTATGAAGTATTTTCATAGCCTTTATCACCAACAATCAAAAGGTTTCCAAATTCTCCATTTATCAGTCTTTGTTTTAGGAATgaattgttgaaaattgttTGGTCATGTGCTGCTCCTGGCCATCTAGCCACTATGTCTAAAATCTTCAACTTTGCACTCACTACAGTTtgaacattaaaagaaaactgtGACTTTCTGTCTCTCCATTCTTCTGCATTGTCTCCACCTAAAATgacaaaagttatattatacaaactaGAAACAATAATCGAATAAATAACAAAGTACAAACTACATAGTTTAAtagatattatgtttttatatggtTATTGGATCTTTTAACTGGAGATTTTATAGGAACATGGGTACAATCAATAGCGCCAATGAGTCTTGGAAATTTAGCTATGTTGTAAAACTCTGGCTGTATTTCTTGAGTATCGGTTGGAAATTTGATAAACTCAGGACGGAGCTGTGCAATAGCCTGTGAAATCAAGGTGGCAATGCGACTGGCAGAAGCTTTGCTGACACCAGAGAAATCACCGACTACTGTGAGAAAACTTCCTGTTGCATAATATCTCAAAGTCAATAGTAGACGAGTAATCGGCATTATAACATGATTTCTGAAACAAACATGGCTTAGATTTGGTACATAAGGAATTCGTTGGTTAGGTAAATAGATTCCTATTCCTACTTATTTTGTCTAGGAAAACCAGACACAATAGAAAATCTATTGTTAAGTGGATCCAGCAGCGCTCATCTGGTAGCTAAACCAATCATTGcgggttgtatgtatgtaggtACTTACCTTTCTGTAGGAGCAGAAATTGTTTCTTCAATCATTGAATAAACAAACATCACGGCTTCTTTAGTAAGTCTGAACCGTGTCCTAAAGTCCGTTTCGTCCAATGTCTCCATATAGTTGGTTCTATTCTGAAATACGGGATTCCTGCGCGGTGTTGTGATGCATCTTCAAGAGTTTCAAAAACGTCCATCATATTATTGAATCACAACGTTTTCTTGTCTGACATCAGTCAAACACACTTATGTTtcagataaattgtgctatttgccACTTCATCCGACatataacttatgatggactttatgtgacgaatagcgctatctgacagttgtgaaacgcaacaatagtgtttatcctaccaataagtaataaatagcttatttggaacttatgtggAACTTATCCggacattgtgaaacagacccttagtatatattatatatacctagCCTACATAGGTACAAATTGGCATTAGCTTTTTATCtgttttaaagattatttatgttaatttgtGTGATATAGGTTTTACTGGAGTCatgaatatataacaaatatatgtataaaaattaaaaaaatataatattcatataggtaacaaaatatacacttatggacgtcaaaacagaaatatacattaaaaatgcttctaattttacatttactgcctgttctcaaatcaagggcgtagaacggaagagaagaactggcaataaactctccgccactctttttaatcacgaAAGTTTTTGTTGTACACAACGTTTgcaaggagctgcaaccattacaccgtGTTCCACTTGAcgtcttaagtaataaataataataaaataaattaaaaactaagatttgtcctctatcatcaggaggcatggtgaaataggagcatgcacttacattctcgtatGAACAAttcgcaaatacatagtcgaaataactaacatcaccacatacacgaattcaagtaagACCAGTCATCACAAGGTAGCActcgttcacgagtatgacgcatggccagtcatcggccccctcgtcatattttaaataacggtTATACGATAGCTTATATACGCATAGTTGGGGATGTTACAGTTACTCATTACACTGATTCTATCGGTCACCCACACACTCACGCGTGTTGCAaacagtttataaaaaaaaatatcgttatTGGTAATTTCTAAAAGTTGTTATGTTATTTACTATTATGTTTGGATAAGCTGGGAACCATAACAGgcatttttacttaaaagggctCCCAAATCTTGCTCATTATAAtgcattgtttataataaataaacacatttttatttattatataattgtttttctgCGGGTATTAGCAATCAGCCCTAAGGCTATGAGCGAATCTGTTCTTTCGTGCTGTCATATAGAGTGGCTTCCCATTGGAATttggaagcatctactcatcttctatctagagctactgccggtcttctagctctagaatatggtgacgttttagtcgTCTCACATACTGTTCTATggtcattatttaaatagactaAAATACTGTCCATGAGCTTTAATGATGATATGGAgcatatttacaattattcaaatttcgaTACATATGTTAAATCGCGTAAATAATACAACAACAAAGGGATATAATAATGCAATtggatattaattaaaaaaggtagtacatagtaataatgagAAAAGCAATCCAATCAGGATTCTGATGTGTCTACGTGGAGCTCGCGTGTCTTGTCATGTGTGATTTTTCGTATATGGAGTTGTATTATGCAATGGCTTGGGTATAATGTACTCGAGTAcccacaatttttattttattgttacgcGAACAACATATTGGTACGAAGCGGGGTAGACAGAAATGTTTCTCGATTTTTCAACTTCGAGACGTTTTCAGCAGGCCGAaatgtgatttatttataaccttTTCAagagaattattttatactagaaAATTGGGATTTGCATAAAGTAACCCTCATTTTCAGGATGATGAAACATTTTTCAAGCTGCTTAAGAGCGTGACCATGTGTCTAGTGAAGTCACCTGTCGCCTTTGATGAAGGAATATTCTAGAGTGAGCCTTTTAGGTGTCAGACAAAGACGGATTGTACGCGAAAAACGGAAAGAGCGGAACGTTCTCGAAGCCAGTCTGAATATCTAGAACAACGTACAAGTACGGAGTGATGTCTTGAAGAGATAAGGAGTACGTACGTTCTACAATTGTCAGATAAGGATTTCTAAGCACTAAATGCCTAGAAAGTTCTCGAATATGGTTCGCGATTATTGCCAGGGACGTATAAGCGGGCCAGTTAATTCAGTTTCGAGTGCACTTTCGAGATATTAACATCGAAGAGATAAGTGCGAGTAGTGAAGAAAACTGATAAAGTACTGTGTGAAGTGTGGGTAATTGAAGTAATAAGTGACAGTATTTTGTGCATTTATAAGTGTAGTAAGTGTTTTTATGCGTAATTTGTGTGACGTTTCAATTTAAGCCTTcgttgattattttaaatataaacccTTGAAGAACATTTTCTGCGTTTTCTATCCGATCCCCTAATCCGAAAACTTTTATCATCGgtacataaaaagtaaattttttgtctTGGTGGACAGAGAAACTGCCAGCATTACAGGAGGTATTTCCttcaattttgattttgttccatttGGAGTGAAGAGACTC
Above is a genomic segment from Pieris napi chromosome 7, ilPieNapi1.2, whole genome shotgun sequence containing:
- the LOC125050853 gene encoding putative nuclease HARBI1, which produces METLDETDFRTRFRLTKEAVMFVYSMIEETISAPTERNHVIMPITRLLLTLRYYATGSFLTVVGDFSGVSKASASRIATLISQAIAQLRPEFIKFPTDTQEIQPEFYNIAKFPRLIGAIDCTHVPIKSPGGDNAEEWRDRKSQFSFNVQTVVSAKLKILDIVARWPGAAHDQTIFNNSFLKQRLINGEFGNLLIVGDKGYENTSYLLTPLQNPTTPAEHLYNESQIRSRNVVERTYGVWKNRFPILSKKI